A portion of the Francisella uliginis genome contains these proteins:
- the dprA gene encoding DNA-processing protein DprA produces MQNNIRNTIILSSTPYFGISRFLKASSENFCFKEIIKHPSKYSKALSLRQETIDFLNAKKYELYLEKVNKWLVNPKNQILTFFDSNYPKNLKQLATPPVILYCTGNIDLLKKSQLAIVGARNHSTYGKNVTKKLCTDLQGSEISIISGLAYGIDTLAHKFALDSNLNTIAVVGTGVDLIYPSSNRELYNKLIETNNLIISELALGTAPLRHNFPQRNRIISGLAKGVVIVEAAKKSGSLITAQLALDQNKEVFAIPGSIFSTTSEGCNELIKQGAKLVCDIKDILEEINLPSTTVQQNINSSTNKHIDLDTNENTILNNIDRELTTLDKIIMRSKLPYNQVISILFELELKSLVESIPGGYINTQQ; encoded by the coding sequence ATGCAAAATAACATAAGAAATACAATCATTCTATCAAGCACCCCGTACTTTGGCATTAGCCGCTTTTTAAAAGCCTCATCAGAAAACTTTTGCTTTAAAGAAATTATCAAACACCCTTCTAAATATTCAAAAGCCTTATCTTTACGTCAAGAGACTATAGATTTTCTAAATGCAAAAAAATATGAGCTATATTTGGAGAAAGTTAATAAGTGGTTAGTAAATCCAAAAAACCAAATTTTAACTTTCTTCGATAGCAACTACCCTAAAAATTTAAAACAACTAGCAACTCCTCCTGTTATATTATATTGCACAGGAAACATAGATTTACTAAAGAAATCACAATTAGCTATAGTTGGAGCAAGAAATCATTCTACATATGGAAAAAACGTAACAAAAAAACTCTGTACAGACCTTCAAGGTTCAGAAATATCAATAATAAGTGGGCTTGCTTATGGCATTGACACTCTAGCTCACAAATTTGCACTTGATAGTAACCTTAATACAATAGCTGTAGTCGGTACAGGTGTTGATCTTATATATCCTAGCTCAAATAGAGAACTATATAATAAACTAATAGAAACCAATAATTTAATAATTTCTGAGCTTGCCTTAGGCACTGCTCCTTTACGCCATAACTTTCCTCAGAGAAATCGTATAATTAGTGGCTTAGCCAAAGGTGTTGTGATTGTTGAAGCTGCTAAGAAAAGTGGCTCATTAATTACAGCTCAATTAGCCTTAGATCAAAACAAGGAAGTTTTTGCGATACCAGGGAGTATCTTTAGTACAACTAGCGAAGGATGTAACGAACTAATAAAGCAGGGAGCTAAACTTGTTTGTGATATCAAAGATATTCTCGAAGAAATAAATCTACCTTCCACAACTGTACAGCAAAACATTAATAGCTCAACTAATAAGCATATTGACCTTGATACTAATGAAAATACCATATTAAACAATATAGATAGAGAACTAACAACTTTAGATAAAATCATTATGAGATCTAAATTACCATATAACCAAGTAATATCGATTCTCTTTGAGTTAGAGCTTAAATCTTTGGTTGAATCGATACCTGGTGGTTACATAAATACTCAACAATAA
- a CDS encoding OmpA family protein translates to MKKLLYTTFLAVFAAFITSCDTMNKKDNENNKPLSFPTLKYCNPEMLKSDKSFICIQRQQGADLIETNIKFDTDSFTLNNQAKAVLNKLYAYLKITGTTRFTIRGYAGKIDSDLLTDKDLLTEHNIRLSKNRAISVREYLVKKGLEQNDSIEPADGIKIEAMGYQDPIAPNDSNANRAINQRVEISIESKLVEQIDNIEHNLKHLRPADYTKFFSNVFLLNGNQLDDTSEIYDSREKRPVLGSHFTIFANKQYTAKDDNSNFIIVSKPKPISNFNDDQKVYKLGSANYKFTYKGITALTIKNLNREASVGDYVIPDDLVSEKLPDETFRANEKVIANVMEDVMNTSTFSSSYNSILLNKGSADGLKVGTEMILYEPATRTDGFPIPPKYIGYGFIYRISDHYCIMLVVNSLQEITDSSMATTTL, encoded by the coding sequence ATGAAAAAGCTATTATATACTACATTTTTAGCAGTTTTTGCAGCATTTATCACAAGCTGCGACACTATGAATAAAAAAGATAATGAAAATAATAAACCTTTATCATTCCCAACTCTGAAATACTGCAACCCTGAAATGCTAAAGAGTGATAAATCTTTTATCTGTATACAACGCCAACAAGGCGCTGATTTAATAGAAACAAATATTAAGTTTGATACTGACAGTTTTACATTAAATAACCAAGCTAAAGCAGTTCTAAATAAACTTTATGCATATCTAAAAATTACTGGTACTACTAGATTTACAATAAGAGGCTATGCTGGAAAAATCGACTCAGACCTTCTTACTGATAAGGACCTACTAACTGAACATAACATACGACTATCTAAAAATAGAGCCATTAGTGTCAGAGAATATTTAGTTAAAAAAGGCTTAGAACAAAACGATAGTATAGAACCTGCTGATGGCATTAAAATTGAAGCAATGGGGTATCAAGATCCTATAGCTCCTAATGACTCTAATGCAAATAGAGCTATCAACCAAAGAGTAGAAATATCTATAGAAAGTAAGCTTGTTGAGCAAATTGATAATATTGAACACAATTTGAAACATTTACGTCCAGCAGATTATACTAAGTTCTTCTCAAATGTATTTCTTCTTAACGGTAATCAATTAGATGATACTTCTGAAATATATGACTCGCGAGAAAAAAGACCTGTATTAGGAAGTCACTTTACAATATTTGCTAACAAACAATATACTGCAAAAGATGATAATAGTAACTTTATTATAGTATCTAAACCAAAACCAATTTCTAATTTTAATGATGACCAAAAAGTTTACAAACTAGGGTCTGCTAATTATAAATTCACTTATAAAGGTATAACAGCTTTAACAATCAAAAACTTAAATCGTGAGGCTAGCGTTGGCGACTATGTTATTCCTGATGATCTTGTTTCTGAGAAGCTACCTGATGAGACTTTTAGAGCTAATGAGAAAGTTATCGCAAATGTAATGGAGGATGTAATGAACACTAGCACATTCTCATCATCTTATAACAGTATTCTTCTAAACAAAGGTTCTGCTGATGGTTTAAAAGTTGGTACTGAAATGATCTTATATGAGCCTGCAACAAGAACAGACGGATTCCCTATCCCTCCAAAATACATCGGATATGGTTTCATTTATAGAATATCTGACCATTACTGTATAATGCTAGTAGTGAACTCTTTACAAGAAATAACTGATAGCTCAATGGCAACAACTACTCTATAA
- the fkpB gene encoding FKBP-type peptidyl-prolyl cis-trans isomerase: MKVASDSFVKMHFKFRLKDGSIAEDTENYNRPFIFQMGQGCFTDKVENELVGATVGESKRVVLMPEEAFGEKHPASIYSVPKYRFPKDMELEEGLIVSFSQKDGSKLPGLVTEVGENDVTVDFNHPLSGQIIVFEARILDIADEEGKLNEDIAS, encoded by the coding sequence ATGAAAGTTGCATCAGATAGTTTTGTTAAAATGCATTTTAAGTTTAGGCTTAAGGATGGTTCTATTGCTGAGGATACAGAAAACTACAATAGACCTTTTATATTTCAAATGGGTCAGGGTTGTTTTACTGACAAGGTTGAAAATGAGCTTGTAGGTGCAACCGTTGGTGAAAGCAAGAGAGTTGTGTTAATGCCAGAAGAAGCTTTCGGTGAGAAGCATCCTGCGAGTATTTATTCGGTACCAAAATATAGATTTCCTAAAGATATGGAGCTAGAAGAAGGCTTAATTGTATCATTTAGTCAAAAAGATGGCTCTAAGCTTCCAGGGTTAGTTACAGAAGTTGGTGAGAATGATGTTACAGTTGATTTTAATCATCCATTATCAGGTCAAATAATAGTTTTTGAAGCGAGAATATTAGATATTGCTGATGAAGAGGGTAAGTTAAATGAAGATATTGCTAGCTAA
- the ispH gene encoding 4-hydroxy-3-methylbut-2-enyl diphosphate reductase, which translates to MKILLANPRGFCAGVSRAVETVEKVLEVEKSPVYVRHEVVHNKVVVDSLKKKGVIFVKEVDEVPDDSVCVFSAHGVSLKVEEAATKKNLVLYDATCPLVTKVHRGVRLASNNDAECVLVGHKGHPEVQGTMGQYRSTKGAIYLVENETDVAKLKINDPDNLYYATQTTLSVDETQSIIQALKDKYPNIKGPKKEDICYATQNRQTAIKSMLKEIDMLVVVGSKNSSNSNRLKELATLQGMDSYLIDNPLDIKKSWFENKKVCGVSAGASAPEYLVQEIISKISQVCSDNVVVEEFDGIKEEIHFPLPRLLKQKSIKIKVE; encoded by the coding sequence ATGAAGATATTGCTAGCTAATCCGCGTGGCTTTTGTGCAGGTGTTAGTAGAGCTGTAGAAACAGTCGAGAAAGTTCTAGAAGTAGAAAAATCTCCTGTGTATGTGCGTCATGAAGTTGTGCATAACAAAGTAGTGGTAGACTCTCTCAAAAAGAAAGGCGTTATATTTGTTAAGGAAGTTGATGAGGTTCCTGATGATTCTGTATGTGTTTTTAGTGCTCATGGAGTTTCATTAAAGGTTGAAGAAGCAGCTACTAAGAAAAATCTTGTTCTTTATGATGCAACATGTCCTTTAGTTACAAAAGTTCATCGAGGGGTTAGATTAGCTAGTAACAATGATGCTGAATGTGTGCTTGTAGGACATAAGGGGCACCCCGAAGTTCAAGGTACAATGGGGCAATACCGTAGTACAAAAGGTGCTATATATTTAGTTGAAAATGAAACTGATGTCGCTAAACTAAAAATTAATGATCCGGATAATCTTTATTATGCAACACAGACAACTCTCTCTGTTGATGAAACACAGAGTATAATACAGGCTTTAAAAGATAAGTATCCTAATATAAAGGGACCTAAAAAAGAAGATATTTGCTATGCGACACAAAATCGTCAAACTGCAATAAAATCGATGCTTAAAGAAATAGATATGCTGGTAGTAGTAGGTTCTAAAAATAGCTCTAACTCAAATAGGCTTAAAGAGTTAGCAACATTACAAGGTATGGACTCTTATTTGATTGATAATCCTTTAGATATTAAAAAATCTTGGTTTGAGAATAAGAAAGTTTGTGGTGTAAGCGCTGGAGCATCAGCACCTGAATATCTTGTTCAGGAAATAATTTCTAAGATATCCCAGGTTTGTAGTGATAATGTTGTAGTGGAAGAGTTTGATGGAATTAAAGAAGAAATTCATTTCCCATTACCAAGACTTTTGAAGCAAAAGTCTATTAAAATAAAGGTGGAATAG
- the aroH gene encoding chorismate mutase — protein MQRSIRGATTIAKDTKENVIEATKELLYYILTKNSVDSKDIVNIIFTATSDIRSVFPAVAAREIGLVDVPLIDCHQMMCDGALELCIRVMLTYNTEKKQQDIRHVYLHEAKKLRPDLIR, from the coding sequence ATGCAAAGATCTATTAGAGGTGCGACAACAATAGCAAAAGATACTAAAGAGAATGTTATTGAGGCAACAAAAGAGCTTTTATACTATATATTGACAAAAAACTCTGTAGATTCTAAAGATATTGTCAATATTATATTTACGGCAACTTCAGATATCAGATCTGTTTTTCCAGCAGTTGCTGCACGTGAGATAGGTTTGGTAGATGTTCCACTTATAGATTGCCATCAAATGATGTGTGATGGTGCTTTAGAACTTTGTATTAGAGTTATGTTGACATATAATACAGAAAAGAAACAGCAAGATATTAGGCATGTTTATTTGCATGAAGCAAAAAAATTAAGGCCTGATTTAATAAGATAA
- a CDS encoding CDP-alcohol phosphatidyltransferase family protein, translating into MWLLENIDMKRSKYILPSLFTSASLLFAFLAIISAFQESFISCAVYMLLSGFADAFDGRVARYTHTQTEFGAALDSLADVVSFGATPALVMYFWSLHNLGSLGAAICFLYLLAVALRLAKFDTQQTPKDLSEDDIIERRLYFYGMPCPAGAVTISGLIWMGQRFLVGDSTFLSIVVVALTAFTALYLAFMMVSDIKFRSYKDSDGHGNISKIYVICFILIILMLFTMPEKLLYLIMIGYALSGPISHYKYKQKMKNSDLNDKSSVDGKKIVDADS; encoded by the coding sequence ATGTGGTTGTTAGAAAATATAGATATGAAAAGGTCTAAATATATACTCCCTAGTTTATTTACTAGTGCTAGTTTATTATTTGCTTTTTTAGCTATTATATCAGCGTTTCAAGAGAGTTTTATATCATGTGCTGTATACATGTTACTATCTGGTTTTGCTGATGCTTTTGATGGTAGAGTTGCTAGATACACACACACTCAAACAGAGTTTGGAGCAGCTTTAGACAGTTTAGCAGATGTTGTTTCTTTTGGGGCGACTCCTGCTTTAGTCATGTACTTTTGGAGCTTGCATAATTTAGGTTCGCTAGGTGCTGCGATTTGTTTTTTATATTTGCTGGCAGTAGCATTAAGATTAGCAAAATTTGATACGCAGCAGACTCCTAAAGATCTTAGTGAGGATGATATAATTGAACGTAGATTATACTTTTACGGAATGCCTTGTCCAGCAGGAGCTGTTACAATTTCGGGTCTTATTTGGATGGGGCAAAGATTTTTAGTGGGAGACTCTACATTTTTAAGTATTGTGGTAGTTGCTCTTACAGCATTTACAGCTTTATATTTAGCATTTATGATGGTTAGCGATATTAAGTTTAGAAGTTATAAAGACAGCGATGGCCATGGTAATATTAGTAAAATTTATGTGATCTGCTTTATATTGATTATTCTAATGTTATTTACTATGCCTGAGAAATTATTATATTTAATAATGATTGGTTATGCTTTGTCTGGTCCAATCTCTCATTATAAATATAAGCAAAAAATGAAAAATAGTGATTTAAATGATAAATCGAGTGTTGATGGTAAAAAAATAGTTGACGCTGATTCTTAG
- the tolQ gene encoding protein TolQ, translated as MQDNSLSLIQLIWHANFIVQLIMIALIAMSVYSWAIMLEVNNRVKKYCNEQTQFDKLFWAGHHIQKLYDYYLQHKENIFGKSIIFCSALREFNNLKETGVLKGDTILEGMERTVSIAIAQEAKELDRKLPALGTIGAVAPYIGLVGTVWGIMSSFNTLGGVEQATISVVAPHIAEALIATALGLFVAIPAVIGHSRLSNQVDDVLSGYESFQDDLCILLLKEAHRDQVQHQNQES; from the coding sequence ATGCAAGATAACTCTCTTTCTCTAATTCAGCTGATATGGCATGCAAACTTTATTGTTCAGCTTATAATGATAGCTTTGATTGCTATGTCAGTTTATTCTTGGGCTATAATGCTTGAGGTAAACAATCGTGTTAAAAAATATTGTAATGAACAAACACAATTTGATAAATTATTTTGGGCAGGTCATCATATACAAAAGCTTTATGACTACTATCTACAACATAAAGAAAATATTTTTGGTAAATCAATAATATTCTGTTCAGCTTTGCGAGAGTTTAATAATCTTAAAGAAACAGGTGTTTTAAAGGGTGATACTATACTTGAGGGTATGGAAAGAACTGTAAGTATAGCAATTGCTCAAGAGGCTAAAGAATTAGATAGAAAGCTTCCAGCATTAGGTACAATTGGTGCAGTAGCTCCATATATTGGTCTTGTAGGTACAGTTTGGGGGATTATGTCGTCATTTAATACTCTTGGTGGTGTTGAGCAGGCTACAATATCAGTGGTTGCACCACATATTGCAGAAGCTTTGATTGCGACAGCTTTAGGTTTGTTTGTAGCTATTCCAGCTGTTATAGGTCATAGTAGACTATCAAATCAGGTTGATGATGTATTATCTGGTTATGAGTCATTCCAAGATGATTTATGTATTTTACTTTTAAAAGAAGCACATAGAGATCAAGTGCAGCATCAAAATCAAGAAAGCTAA
- the tolR gene encoding protein TolR: protein MKKRNKRFFRKKRPMVQINVVPYIDVMLVLLVIFMITTPILTQGVKVDLPKAKSEKIPSNDSKPIVVTVNKQGEYFVNQGVSDPKAPLSSRALANAVVNLSQQSPGKPVYVRGDSSASYGEVVKAMALIQRAGVDKVGLVTEDGKS from the coding sequence ATGAAAAAAAGAAATAAAAGATTTTTTAGAAAAAAAAGACCAATGGTTCAGATTAATGTAGTTCCATACATTGATGTTATGTTAGTGCTTTTGGTTATTTTTATGATTACTACACCGATTCTAACTCAGGGTGTAAAAGTTGACTTGCCTAAAGCAAAGTCAGAAAAAATACCATCTAATGACAGTAAACCAATAGTTGTTACTGTAAATAAACAAGGTGAGTACTTTGTTAACCAAGGTGTTAGTGATCCAAAAGCACCATTAAGTTCTAGAGCCCTTGCAAATGCTGTCGTAAATTTATCACAGCAAAGCCCTGGTAAGCCAGTTTATGTTAGAGGTGATAGTAGCGCAAGTTATGGTGAAGTAGTAAAAGCAATGGCTCTTATTCAACGAGCTGGTGTTGACAAAGTGGGGTTAGTCACAGAAGATGGCAAATCTTAA
- the tolA gene encoding cell envelope integrity protein TolA, with amino-acid sequence MANLNYQKLLQSFRKQIEHNPFVVRAILVHIGIVLVLYILSYISILKFDSTSASLKAEVANTPKQMQVIQATSISSSELNKQISNYENHQQELHQARQDVKEARQKALKRHEQLMKQKAEAERRARIEAKKKAALEVKRKEQEKQRKLEQQKQAKLEAARKAKEEAKKKAEQEAKRKEEEKQRKLEQEKQAKLEAQRKARKERLAKARAEAIAAAKRQAEQNQAQRAISSYIAEYQTRVGDNWIKDPCRGIYNLPRAIIRNGKFIKLTGTSGSYRCDQSLINAIKNTTPPQIFNSAARKTIQTENVSFIFKQT; translated from the coding sequence ATGGCAAATCTTAATTACCAAAAGTTATTACAATCTTTTAGAAAACAAATTGAGCATAACCCTTTTGTGGTTAGAGCGATACTTGTCCATATCGGTATAGTTTTAGTTCTTTATATATTATCTTATATAAGTATATTGAAATTTGATTCTACTTCAGCATCTTTAAAAGCAGAAGTTGCTAATACTCCAAAGCAAATGCAAGTTATTCAAGCTACATCAATAAGTAGTAGTGAGCTTAATAAACAAATATCAAATTATGAAAATCATCAACAAGAATTGCATCAAGCTAGACAAGATGTAAAAGAGGCTAGACAAAAAGCCCTAAAAAGACATGAGCAGCTGATGAAACAAAAAGCTGAGGCGGAGCGTAGAGCTCGAATTGAAGCAAAAAAGAAAGCAGCTCTAGAAGTAAAGCGCAAAGAACAAGAAAAACAACGTAAGTTAGAGCAGCAAAAGCAAGCCAAATTAGAAGCAGCGCGTAAAGCAAAAGAAGAAGCTAAGAAAAAGGCAGAACAAGAAGCTAAACGTAAAGAAGAAGAGAAACAGCGTAAATTAGAGCAAGAAAAACAGGCTAAGTTGGAGGCACAACGTAAAGCTCGTAAAGAAAGATTAGCAAAAGCAAGAGCTGAGGCAATAGCAGCGGCTAAAAGGCAAGCAGAACAGAATCAGGCTCAAAGAGCTATTTCTAGTTATATAGCTGAGTATCAAACTAGAGTAGGTGATAATTGGATTAAAGATCCTTGTCGAGGCATTTATAACTTACCAAGAGCTATTATTAGAAATGGTAAATTTATCAAGTTAACAGGAACATCTGGTAGCTATAGATGTGACCAGTCTTTGATTAATGCGATTAAGAATACCACACCTCCACAGATTTTTAATAGTGCAGCCAGAAAAACTATACAAACAGAAAACGTAAGTTTTATATTTAAACAAACTTAA
- a CDS encoding PD40 domain-containing protein yields the protein MKKIILSFSVLIFLVSNIYADLVAEVTTGVIQKPLVSVMSNNVVDQFPQNVDSVIVADLNHNAKLQGSDTIKYEIKQKQNIPWKKIKGDYVVLTKYTKNSYNNYTVEVQVLKRNDTSYIQSVTYKNINVSLMRTLAHKISNYVYKKLTGEQGFFLTKLAYVKVSNPYARYGRIYELVISDYDGFNKHTVLRQTDNPIATPSWSADGKDIVYSSYSGGSMGVYELQIATGKVTRLTNFKGINSSPSFSPDDRKIALALSKGYSDQTNIYIMNLATKTLKRLTINGISTAPKFSPNGRSIVFTSDRGNGRPNIYVAPVNSKYPQSSRLSSKIYQGYEPNYTPDGKDIVFMYKRSRSSGIQIADFNLASGDITTLTKGKSDSSPTVSPYGNMIAYISTNSKGYSSLDMVSLDGSNHFGVETANNGNTLIQSPSWSPRNY from the coding sequence ATGAAAAAAATCATTTTGAGCTTTTCAGTATTAATTTTTTTAGTATCAAATATATACGCGGATCTAGTTGCAGAAGTAACAACTGGTGTTATACAAAAACCTCTAGTATCTGTAATGAGTAATAATGTTGTAGATCAGTTCCCTCAGAATGTAGATTCTGTAATAGTTGCAGATCTTAATCATAATGCTAAGTTGCAAGGGTCAGACACTATAAAATATGAGATAAAACAAAAGCAAAATATCCCATGGAAAAAAATTAAAGGCGACTATGTAGTCTTAACTAAGTATACTAAAAATTCTTATAACAATTATACTGTAGAGGTTCAGGTTCTTAAGAGAAATGATACAAGCTATATTCAGTCAGTTACATATAAGAATATTAATGTTTCTCTTATGAGGACTCTAGCACATAAGATTTCAAACTATGTTTATAAGAAACTTACTGGAGAGCAAGGCTTTTTTTTAACAAAGCTTGCATATGTTAAAGTAAGTAATCCATATGCTAGATATGGCAGAATTTATGAGCTTGTGATATCTGATTATGATGGTTTTAATAAGCATACTGTACTTAGACAGACTGATAATCCTATTGCGACACCATCTTGGTCAGCAGATGGTAAAGATATTGTTTACTCTAGCTATAGTGGTGGTAGCATGGGAGTTTATGAATTACAAATAGCTACTGGCAAAGTGACTCGCTTGACTAACTTCAAAGGTATCAACAGTTCGCCATCATTCTCTCCAGATGATAGAAAAATTGCTTTAGCTCTATCTAAAGGATATTCTGATCAAACAAATATTTATATTATGAATTTAGCAACAAAAACCCTTAAGAGATTAACTATAAATGGTATAAGTACTGCGCCAAAATTCTCACCGAATGGTAGAAGTATCGTGTTCACATCAGATAGAGGTAATGGTAGACCAAATATTTATGTTGCTCCTGTTAATTCTAAATATCCACAATCTTCAAGATTAAGTAGCAAAATATACCAAGGATATGAGCCTAACTATACTCCTGATGGTAAAGATATAGTATTTATGTATAAAAGATCACGCTCAAGTGGTATCCAAATAGCTGATTTTAATTTAGCTAGTGGAGATATAACGACATTGACAAAAGGTAAGTCTGATAGCTCGCCAACAGTTTCTCCATATGGTAATATGATTGCATACATTTCTACAAATTCGAAAGGTTATAGTTCTTTAGATATGGTATCATTAGATGGAAGTAATCACTTTGGTGTTGAAACAGCGAATAATGGTAATACATTGATTCAGTCGCCAAGTTGGTCACCAAGAAATTATTAA
- a CDS encoding OmpA family protein — MKKSLLSVAVVGSVLMLASCSSTRPDNSDLIKDKYSGVDSSQALEMSSQIFGSDNLSSDEVDKMKKELMDINCRSVYFGFDSYNVTDDAKNCLDKTADYLIAHPNQPIKLSGNTDPRGSEKYNFNLGQKRAESVYNYLLDKGVNKDQICVVSYGKLKPAAEPTKFYDEFCTDGVNDACMYKASEKAYYLDRRTELDFGVKCDQSDSSAQSTN, encoded by the coding sequence ATGAAAAAGAGTCTTTTAAGCGTTGCAGTTGTAGGTTCTGTGCTTATGTTAGCAAGTTGTTCTAGCACTAGGCCAGATAATAGTGATTTAATCAAAGACAAATATTCTGGGGTTGATAGCTCCCAAGCTTTAGAAATGTCTTCACAAATTTTTGGCTCTGATAACCTAAGTTCTGATGAAGTTGATAAAATGAAAAAAGAACTAATGGATATTAATTGTAGATCAGTATACTTTGGCTTTGATAGCTATAATGTTACCGATGATGCTAAGAATTGCTTAGATAAAACAGCAGACTACTTGATAGCTCATCCAAATCAACCTATTAAACTATCAGGTAATACTGACCCTAGAGGAAGTGAAAAATACAACTTTAACTTAGGTCAAAAACGTGCTGAATCTGTTTATAACTATTTATTAGACAAAGGTGTAAATAAAGATCAGATATGTGTCGTTAGCTATGGTAAATTAAAGCCTGCAGCTGAACCAACTAAATTCTATGATGAGTTCTGTACTGATGGTGTAAATGATGCTTGTATGTATAAAGCCTCTGAAAAAGCATATTATTTAGACAGAAGAACAGAGCTTGATTTTGGTGTTAAATGTGACCAAAGTGATTCTTCTGCTCAATCTACTAACTAG
- the rimO gene encoding 30S ribosomal protein S12 methylthiotransferase RimO — MIKIPKIGFVSLGCPKNLVDSERIITKLKAEGYDLVDSYDNADMVIVNTCGFLNSAIDESLEVIGEAIAENGKVLVTGCLGNKADLIKEKHPEVLSITGPQDYENLIEAVHTHAPIFANDFVSLVPPQGIKLTPRHYSYLKISEGCNNTCTFCIIPDIRGKLKSRSIDNIMREAEKLKNAGVKELLVISQDTSAYGVDIKYKPGIWNDKEYQSNILDLATALGDLDMWTRMHYVYPYPHVDKIVPLMAQGKILPYLDVPLQHSSPEVLKRMKRPAHTQKTLDRINKWRDICPDITIRSTFIVGFPGETEADFEHLLDFAEKAQLDRVGCFKYSEVEGAKANQFDNLISEEIKQQRLDQFMGLQAQISADKLEGFVGTEQQIIIDSINPDENYAIGRTRYDAPEVDGQVIVGDAAERDLKVGEFAIVEITESTEYDLIAD, encoded by the coding sequence ATGATTAAAATTCCTAAAATTGGTTTTGTTAGTTTAGGCTGTCCTAAAAATCTTGTTGACTCTGAGCGTATTATTACAAAATTAAAAGCCGAAGGTTATGACTTAGTTGATAGTTATGATAATGCTGATATGGTTATCGTTAATACATGTGGATTTTTAAATTCTGCTATTGATGAATCTTTAGAAGTTATTGGCGAGGCAATTGCTGAGAATGGTAAGGTTTTAGTAACAGGTTGTTTAGGAAATAAAGCTGATTTAATTAAAGAAAAACATCCAGAAGTTCTAAGCATTACAGGCCCTCAAGATTATGAGAATTTGATAGAAGCAGTGCATACACATGCACCAATATTTGCAAATGACTTTGTATCTTTAGTGCCTCCACAAGGAATTAAGCTTACGCCAAGACATTATTCATACCTGAAGATATCAGAAGGATGTAACAATACTTGTACTTTTTGTATTATTCCCGATATTCGTGGTAAGTTGAAAAGTCGTTCGATTGATAATATTATGCGTGAAGCTGAAAAGCTTAAAAATGCCGGTGTCAAAGAGTTGCTTGTAATATCACAAGACACATCTGCTTATGGTGTTGATATTAAATATAAGCCAGGGATATGGAATGATAAAGAATATCAAAGTAATATTTTAGATCTTGCTACAGCTCTTGGTGATTTAGACATGTGGACAAGAATGCATTATGTATATCCGTATCCGCATGTTGATAAGATTGTACCACTTATGGCTCAAGGAAAGATACTTCCCTATTTAGATGTGCCTTTGCAACACTCATCCCCAGAGGTTCTAAAAAGAATGAAGCGTCCGGCTCATACGCAAAAGACTCTTGATAGAATTAATAAATGGCGTGATATTTGTCCAGATATAACTATTCGTAGTACATTTATAGTTGGTTTCCCTGGTGAGACAGAAGCTGATTTTGAGCATTTATTAGATTTTGCTGAAAAAGCGCAACTAGATAGAGTAGGTTGTTTTAAATACTCTGAAGTAGAAGGTGCTAAAGCTAATCAATTTGATAATCTGATTTCCGAAGAAATTAAGCAACAAAGACTAGATCAGTTTATGGGGTTACAAGCTCAAATAAGTGCAGATAAGCTTGAAGGCTTTGTTGGTACAGAACAACAAATTATAATTGATTCAATAAATCCTGACGAAAACTATGCTATTGGGCGTACAAGATATGATGCACCAGAAGTGGATGGACAAGTTATTGTTGGCGATGCAGCAGAAAGAGATCTAAAAGTAGGTGAATTTGCAATAGTTGAGATTACTGAATCTACTGAGTATGACCTAATAGCTGATTAA